The following DNA comes from Halobacillus litoralis.
TTGTTTTCTTGTTACTTAAAGTATAGTCCGCCACACGATTTTTCTTAACGGCCGGTGGAGTGATTTTCCATCCTTCTTCGGACCGAAAAAAGACGGAGAAGGAATCACCATCCCTTCTCCGTCTTCAGCCTTAAAATCACTCGAACCAGCCTTTACTCCTGAACCAGATGAACATACCTACCGCTACTGCTAGCATGATTCCCCAAACGACGAAATAACCATATTGGGTCTCGAGCTCCGGCATGTTGACAAAATTCATTCCATAAACACCAACGATGAATGTGAGCGGCATAAATATGACAGAAATGACAGTCAAAATCTGCATCGTCCGGTTCGTCTGATGGGAGTTGAGTGATAGGTAACTGTCCCTGATATCCTGAGTCATCTCTCTGTTCGATGCAATCATATCCGCGACTTTGATCAAGTGATCATGGATATCAGCGAAATATTCCCTTCGTTCAAACACACCATCTAAATGGTGGGTGTTCAGGATTCTGTAAAGCAAATCCCTCATAGGATGAACCGTTTGCCTCAATGTCAGTAACTCACTCCTCCGGTCGAACAGTTCCTCCAACAGGTTTTCCATCGAGAGTTTCTTCGTATTGTCTTCGATTTCATTAATATGGTCTTCGATGTTATATATGATCGGAAAATAATTGTCGACCACTTTATCAAGGATTTGATGAAAGACGTAGTATTCATCAACAGTGGAAAAGTCTTTCGTCCGCTTTACGATGCCCTTCGCTTGCTCTAAAGCTTCGTTTTTTTCCTTATGATAAGTAACGATCGAGCATTTCCCGAGGAAA
Coding sequences within:
- the corA gene encoding magnesium/cobalt transporter CorA, yielding MIEIMAFSKDKGFQEALSMKQLSEEEWDWYWVDFEAPTEGEVGLLESHFNFHPLAVEDCLHGLQRPKLDYYDDHTFFVIHSVNRKNLEREEVDIFLGKCSIVTYHKEKNEALEQAKGIVKRTKDFSTVDEYYVFHQILDKVVDNYFPIIYNIEDHINEIEDNTKKLSMENLLEELFDRRSELLTLRQTVHPMRDLLYRILNTHHLDGVFERREYFADIHDHLIKVADMIASNREMTQDIRDSYLSLNSHQTNRTMQILTVISVIFMPLTFIVGVYGMNFVNMPELETQYGYFVVWGIMLAVAVGMFIWFRSKGWFE